The following are encoded in a window of Sphingomonas panacis genomic DNA:
- a CDS encoding BON domain-containing protein, whose amino-acid sequence MSNDRHLQAAVLAELDWEPSIAAAHIGVMADGGVVTLSGHVTSFAEKQAAEAAARRVKGVKAVVEEIEIRLHSHAKHEDEEIAAAAVHRLAWDVSVPRDAIQVQVEAGWITLTGEVDWHFQRDNAKQAVLRLPGVIGISDKVTIKRKVDVGNISDEIMHALHRSWFFDPKTVRVSAHDGKVVLAGTVRSPHERQIAAATAWAAPGVTDVRNDIMVA is encoded by the coding sequence ATGTCCAACGATCGTCACCTTCAGGCAGCCGTTCTCGCTGAGCTCGACTGGGAGCCCAGCATCGCCGCAGCCCATATCGGTGTCATGGCCGATGGCGGGGTGGTGACTCTAAGCGGTCATGTCACCAGTTTTGCCGAAAAGCAGGCAGCTGAGGCTGCGGCCCGCAGGGTGAAAGGCGTAAAGGCCGTGGTCGAGGAAATCGAGATCCGCCTGCATTCCCACGCGAAGCACGAAGACGAGGAAATCGCGGCGGCCGCGGTTCATCGGCTGGCCTGGGACGTCTCGGTGCCACGCGACGCCATCCAGGTGCAGGTCGAGGCGGGATGGATCACGTTGACCGGCGAAGTGGACTGGCATTTCCAACGGGACAACGCCAAGCAGGCCGTCCTGCGGCTGCCGGGCGTGATCGGCATCTCGGATAAAGTGACCATCAAGCGGAAGGTCGACGTGGGCAATATCAGTGACGAGATCATGCACGCACTGCACCGGTCCTGGTTCTTCGACCCCAAGACGGTCAGGGTCAGTGCTCACGACGGCAAGGTCGTGCTGGCCGGGACCGTCAGGTCGCCGCATGAACGGCAGATCGCCGCCGCCACGGCATGGGCGGCACCGGGGGTGACGGACGTGCGCAACGACATCATGGTCGCCTGA
- a CDS encoding zinc-dependent alcohol dehydrogenase family protein yields the protein MQAMVLNQLGCPLVWTELPDRSPAPGEIRIQVSACAVCRTDLHVVDGDLPDPVLPIIPGHEIVGRIDALGDGVEGLRLGERVGIPWLGHSCGVCPYCTGGRENLCDHPLFTGYTRDGGFATSAIADARYAFPLGEAGSDVSLAPLLCAGLIGWRSLVMAGEGQRIGLYGFGAAAHIVAQVARWQGRSVFAFTRPGDTTTQNFARTLGVAWAGGSDEPPPELLDAAIIYATAGDLVPTALKALRKGGRVVCAGIHMSEIASFPYDLLWEERQIMSVANLTRQDGLDFLGLAPKIGIVTHTNPYRLDQANEALSDLRAGRFEGAAVLVP from the coding sequence ATGCAGGCAATGGTGCTCAATCAACTGGGTTGCCCGTTGGTCTGGACGGAGCTTCCCGATCGGTCGCCGGCACCGGGCGAGATCCGGATCCAGGTCTCCGCCTGCGCCGTCTGTCGGACGGACCTCCATGTCGTCGATGGCGATCTCCCCGATCCCGTCCTCCCGATCATTCCCGGCCATGAGATCGTCGGCCGCATCGATGCCCTTGGCGATGGCGTCGAAGGACTGCGATTGGGTGAGCGGGTCGGGATTCCCTGGCTGGGCCATAGTTGCGGGGTCTGCCCTTATTGCACAGGCGGACGCGAAAATCTTTGCGACCACCCGCTCTTCACCGGGTACACGCGCGATGGTGGATTTGCGACATCGGCAATCGCGGACGCGCGCTATGCCTTCCCACTCGGCGAAGCCGGGAGCGACGTCTCGCTGGCGCCGCTTCTCTGCGCGGGGCTGATCGGCTGGCGCTCGCTCGTGATGGCGGGCGAAGGACAGCGGATCGGGCTCTATGGGTTTGGTGCAGCCGCCCATATCGTCGCCCAGGTGGCGCGGTGGCAGGGACGTTCCGTCTTCGCGTTCACCCGGCCCGGAGATACTACGACTCAGAATTTCGCGCGAACGCTCGGCGTCGCCTGGGCAGGCGGGTCCGACGAGCCGCCGCCCGAGCTACTCGACGCGGCGATCATTTACGCCACGGCCGGCGACCTCGTCCCCACGGCGTTGAAGGCCTTGCGCAAGGGCGGTCGCGTCGTGTGCGCCGGTATCCACATGAGCGAGATTGCGAGCTTCCCCTATGATCTGCTCTGGGAAGAACGACAGATCATGTCGGTCGCCAACCTAACGCGCCAGGACGGACTCGACTTCCTCGGACTGGCGCCCAAGATCGGGATCGTCACGCATACCAATCCCTATCGTCTCGATCAGGCGAATGAGGCGCTGAGCGACCTCAGAGCCGGGCGTTTCGAAGGAGCCGCCGTCCTGGTGCCGTAG